The Listeria cossartiae subsp. cossartiae nucleotide sequence AGTACGCTGCTCTCACTGGCTGGAGCACTTTTAACACCAACTGGCGGAACGATTTCTATTAATGGCAAATCAGTCGGAAATCTATCTTCCAAAGAACAAACCGCGCTACGCTTAGAAGAAATCGGCTTTATTTTCCAAGCGGCTCATCTGGTTCCTTACTTACATGTCAAAGACCAAATCAGTTTTATCGGAAAAATGGCTGGGAAGAGTGCGGCGGAACTTGAAAAAGATACGGCATCGCTTCTAAGCCAACTTGGTATAAGTGATCGTGCAAATTTCTATCCAAAAGATTTATCTGGCGGTCAAAAGCAACGTGTCGCTATTGCTCGCGCGCTTATTAATCAACCTTCCGTTATTTTAGCCGATGAACCAACAGCGAGTCTTGATACTGAAAGAAGTCGTGAAGTTGTCGAGCTTATCCGTAATGAAGTTGTGCAAACTAGTCGAACTGCGATTATGGTAACACACGATGAACGTATGCTAGATTTAGTCAACCATGTGTATCGTATGGAAGACGGAATTCTTACCCAAGAAAGCTAAAAAACCTGCGTGGCTTAAATGCCACACAGGTTTTTTTACTGTTTATTTTTGGAAGCCGTTAATTAGATCTAATGCTTGGCCTAGTACTTTTTCACCGTTCATTGTACCGTATGCTGCCATGTCGATTACATCTACTGGAATTTTCCCAGCAGCTAGTTCATCAACTGTTTTTTTCTGATAACGCACTTGTGGTCCTAAAAGTACTACGTCTGCATCGTCAATTAAGTTACTTACTTCAGCAATGGAGTATGCTTCAATTTCGCAAGCTTCTCCGCGATCTTCTGCTGCTTTACGCATTTTTGTTACTAAAAGGCTTGTTGACATCCCTGCCGCACATACTAAAACAATATTTTTCATCGTAATCTTTCCTTTCAGATTAAGGCTGCTTTTTTTGTACACTCTTATTATAACTACCTTTAGCTTTTTAAACAAGTAAACTACTGGGGGCTGGAGAAAATAATTAAAAATGCGAAAAACCATTGCGATTTCACGGAAAAAGAGCGATAATAGACAATAACTTTATCCGAAAGGTCAGAAAATTTTGCATCATTCGAAAACAGCACTTTCGGAAGCTAAAAAATTCAGATCAGGAGTGTGTTGCATGAAAGTAATTAAATTTGGCGGAAGCTCTTTAGCATCGGGGATTCAATTAAATAAGGTTTTCCAACTTGTAGCGGAGGATCCTGACCGAAAAATCGTCGTTGTTTCTGCTCCAGGAAAACGATTCAAGGAAGATACCAAAGTGACCGACTTACTAATTGACTGCGCGGCAAAGGCACTGCTTGGTGAGGATACGAGCGAATTGTTTGAGGCTGTTATTGCTAGATATGCCGGGATTGCGCTTGATACGGGAATGAGCGATGTAGTTATTAAGCAAATTCGCGCGGACTTACAAGCAACCATTTCGTCTGATAAAAGCGATCCAGATAAATTTTTAGATCGTATGAAAGCTAGCGGCGAAGATAACAACGCGAAATTAATCGCGGCTTATTTTAAATTTAAAGGCTTAAATGCACATTATGTTAATCCAAAAGATGCTGGTTTATTCGTAACCGATGAACATGCAAGTGCGCAAGTTTTACCAGAGTCTTATGACCATTTATTTGCACTTCGAGAACGTGAAGGCATTATTGTTTTCCCAGGATTTTTCGGTTATACGAAAGACGGAGAAATTAGCACGTTTTCTAGAAGTGGTTCTGATATTACTGGAGCGATTGTGGCGAATGGTGCGCAAGCTGAGTTGTACGAGAACTTTACTGATGTTGATGCGGTTTACGCGGTCAATCCCGCTATCGTGAAAAATCCGAAGAAAGTACTTGAGCTTACTTACCGGGAAATGCGCGAACTTTCATATGCCGGCTTCTCTGTTTTTCATGATGAAGCTTTAATTCCGGCGTTCCATGCGGGGATTCCGGTGCATATTAAAAATACGAACAACCCTGATTCTTGTGGTACGCGTGTTGTTCATGAACGCGAAAATAGTAATGGCCCCGTTGTTGGGATCGCTAGTGATGACGGCTTTTGTAGCATTTATATTAGTAAATATTTGATGAACCGGGAAATTGGCTTCGGGCGGAAAGTGCTGCAAATTTTGGAGGATGCTGGGTTGAACTATGAGCATATGCCTTCGGGGATTGATGATTTAACGATTATTATTCGCGAAAATCAGTTTGGCGAGGATACAGAGCGGACAATTATGTCTCGTTTGAAAGAGGAATTAAATGCTGACCAAGTGATTATGCAGCATGGGATTTCACTAATTATGGTTGTTGGTGAAGCGATGCGCCATAACGTTGGGATAACTTCGCGCGCTTCGAAAGCTTTATCCGATGCGAAAGTGAATATTGAAATGATTAATCAAGGCTCTTCTGAGGTGAGCATTATGTTTGGCGTGAAGGAAGAACAGGAAAATACGGCCGTTCGCGCTTTGTATAATGAGTTCTTTTCAGAAGTATTGGTTTAAAATAAAACAAGTTTTTCATCCTGATGGCTGAGAAACTTGTTTTTTGTTATTTATCGGCTTCTCCTAGCAGATAACTTTTGCTTATTACGTCAATAATATGATCGTAAGTGCTGATACGGTAATGGGTGAAGTCTTGGCTGTTGTAATCAGTTCTTATTTTTACTCGTTCGTTTATTAAATCGGAATCCTCAACTATTTCGAAATTGCTTTGGCTGGTTAACCAACTTGAACTCCATTTGCTTTTTTCGTAGGTATCGAGTTCGGTTGATGAGTAGAAAATGAGGCCTTTAAAAATCATCTTTAGGAAGCTGCTTTCTTCTTCGAGATCAATTTCTATGGTTAATGTGAGTTGGTCAGGGGTTTGGTGCAAACTTGTGAGCCATGTTTTGTCTCGGCCGTAGATTAGTTGGTTGTTGATTTTTATTGGGTGGGATGTTTCCATTTGATTCAAGTCCCCTATCTGTAATCATTTTTAGTTAATTATCCCTTAGAAAAGAGCACTTTCCTATTGTAGAAAAAGTGCTCTTCATTCATTACTTAATATTAATCTTCTCAATCACAACATCATTCACTGGTTTGTCTTGCATGCCAGTTGGTAGGTTGGCGATTTCGTCTACTACGTCCATGCCTTCGATTACGTGGCCGAAAACTGTATGGCGTCCGTCTAACCACGGGGTTCCGCCTTGTTTGTAAGCTTCGATAACTTCTACTGGGAAGCCAGCTTGTTCCATTTGGCCAAGCATGTCAGCGGGCATATCTGGTTTTTGAACGATGAAGAATTGGCTGCCGTTTGTGTTTGGGCCAGCGTTTGCCATGGATAGAGCTCCGCGTAAGTTGAAAGCTTCTGTAGAGAATTCATCTTCAAAAGATTCGCCCCAAATACTTTCGCCACCAGTACCGCGGCCGTCTGGGTCGCCACCTTGGATCATGAATTCAGGGATGACACGGTGGAAAATAAGGCCATCATAGTAGCCGTTTTTGGAATGCGTTACAAAGTTTTCTACTGTTTTTGGAGCAATTTCAGGGAACAATTTGATGCGGATAGTTCCGCGATTTGTAATCATTTCTGCTTCGATTTCGTTAGGTGCCACTTCTTTTGATAATTGTGGGTAAGTCATATTGTAAAAACTCCTTCTTTTGTTTTAATTTATTGTTTACTAACGTAGCCAAATAATAAGCAAATTAACAACGACAGCAATCAGATACAGTACTAGTATAACAGCTGAAACCCAAATGACAATTTTTTTAACCAAAAATGCACATCCTTCACTTTATTTTTCATTCGCTACCTTTTATTCTATAATGAAAAGGACAGTTTTAACAATAATACGAATAGAGATGATTCTTTTATGACAACTCGAACACGGAATTTGTACATCTTAATGCTGGCAAACTTGTTGATGTCAGCCAGCATGACAATGATTATGCCGTTTTTATCTCTCTACATCGAAACATTTGGCGATTACAGCAATGCGTATGTGCAAAGATGGGCCGGTTATATTTTTGGCGTAACATTTTTAATTGCCTTTATCTTTTCGCCGATTTGGGGGCGGATTGGTGATAAGCATGGGTATAAAGGGATTTTGATACTGACTTCGGTCGGTTTGTCGGTTTGTATTTTTTTGATGGGATTTGCGCATTCTGTCACTTACTTGCTGATTTTGCGGATTTTCATGGGAGTTGTAACTGGTTTTATTGGTGTGAGTAATGCCTTTATTGCGCGCCAAACGCCTCGGAATGAAGCTGGGAAAATTCTCGGTACGCTTCAACTTGGTGGTGTGACTGGTATGCTTTTCGGTCCGTTGATTGGTGGCGCGATGGCGGATTTATTCGGTTTTAAGGATACATTTACGATTACGGGGATTGCGATGATGGTCGCGGCTTTGATTGTCGCTTTTGGTGTCAAAGAAATTCGGACTGAGGAGCAAAAAGAAGCGGCCAAAGTGGTCTATTCTCGTCGTGCGGTATTGAAACAAATTTTCACGCTGCGAGTTCTGTTTACGGTCATGGTCATTACTGCGTTGATTCAAATTGCGAACTTTAGTGTTCAGCCACTGCTTGCGCTTTATGTAGGAGATATGACAAAATCGGATAATATTGCGTTCTTGTCGGGGCTGGCTTTTTCCGCAACTGGATTTGGTAATTTAGTGATGACGCGGAAATGGGGGCAGCTCGGCGACAAATATGGGTATGAGAAAATACTGAATATCTTGTTGATTATGGCGGCAGTTTTTGTCATTCCGCAAGCTTTCGCGACCAATCTTTGGGTATTTATCTTCTTCCGCTTTTTATTCGGGATTGCGATTGGTGGGATGGTGCCTTGTACGACGGCGTATATCCGGCTTGCCGCTCCTGGAGTTATGCAAGGTGAGATGCTAGGTTACAATCAAAGTGCTCGTTTTCTAGGCAATGTGATTGGACCGATTCTTGGTGGGACGCTCGCTGGTTTCACAGGAATCCCGAGCGTGTTCTTATTTATGAGTTTTATGTTTCTTGTGGCGTTTTTCATTTTGCTTTATGCGCTTCGTTCCGACCGAAAACGGCATGTGAACGTCGATTAAACTTTCTCAAACCTGAGATTTTTCTTGGGTTTGTTTTTTTGTTCTTCCTATTTAACTGTTTTTTAAATTTGCGTAAATTGATTTATAAAGTTAAGTTTCCTGCCTTTTTTTCAGATAAAAAAGTATGTTATAATAAAAAATATAAAAGTACGGCGTTTATTTGGGTACTCGTGAATAGTAAGGTTGTTGAAATTTGATGAGTTAGCCTGATTTTCTAGAATTTTAGTTATGGCTATGTTTCATTAAATGTAAGTACTTGCTTAAAAAATAATGGTTTCCTGTTTTTATTTTCACATTTCCAGGATGAGTTTCCGTATAAAAATTCTTCGAGGAGGAGCCGATTTTGTCATTTCTTCATCTAGCAATTGTTCTGCCATTTATTGTGGCGCTGCTAATTCCACTTTTTTACCGGTGGACGAAACAAGTTCATACTGGCTGGTTAGTACTTCCAATTCCAGTGATTTTGTTTATTTACTTCTTAACATTTATTCCAAAAACGATGGACGGGGCTACGATTGTTTCCATGCCTTGGATTCCGCGACTTGGGATTAATTTTACAGTAGTAGTAGATGGGCTTAGTTTGCTGTTTGCGCTACTTATTACTGGGATTGGTTCGCTCGTTACCTTCTACTCTATTTATTATTTAGGGAAAAAGAAAGAACGACTTAGCAATTTCTATACATTTTTATTTATTTTTATGACGGCAATGCTTGGGGTTGTCTTGAGTGATAACTTGATTGTGCTGTATCTGTTCTGGGAGCTAACTTCGATTAGTTCGTTCTTATTGATTGGGTATTGGTATCATCGTGAGCGTTCGCGTTACGGGGCTCGTAAGTCAATGATGATTACGGTTTTCGGCGGATTAATGATGCTTGGCGGATTTATTTTGCTGCATATTATGAGCGATTCATTTTCTATCCGGGCGATTATTCGTGATGCGGATGTGATTAGTAATAATAGCTTATTCATTCCCGCGATGATTCTTGTCTTGCTCGGCGCATTTACGAAATCTGCGCAAGTTCCGTTTCATATTTGGCTGCCGGATGCGATGGAAGCACCTACTCCGGTTAGTGCCTATCTTCACTCGGCTACGATGGTTAAAGCTGGGATTTATATTGTGGCTCGGTTTACGCCACTGTTCGCGAGTTCGGGTGTCTGGTTTTGGACGGTTTCACTCGTTGGGATTACGACCCTTTTCTGGGGTTCACTTAATGCCACGAAGAAAAATGATTTAAAAGCGATTTTGGCTTATTCCACGATTAGTCAGCTCGGCCTCATCATGGCGCTTCTTGGTGTCGGGGCTGCCTCGCTTCACTTTGATACGCTCAGTGATGATATTTATGTGATGGCGATTGTCGCGGCTGTGTTCCATCTATTTAATCACGCAACATTTAAAGGTAGCTTGTTTATGATGGTTGGGATTGTCGATCACGAAACTGGCACGCGGGATATTAGACGGCTTGGTGGTTTAATGCGAATTATGCCAATTACGGCGACGATTGCGTTTATCGGAACGTTCGCGATGGCTGGGATTCCACCTTTTAATGGCTTTTTAAGTAAAGAAATGTTTTTTGAAAGCATGGTAAATATTACGCAATTGCAATTGTTTGATGCAAGTACTTGGGGCGTTCTGCTCCCAGTTGTCGCATGGGTTGCCAGCGTGTTTACGTTTGTTTATAGCATGATTATTTTCTTCAAAACGTTTACTGGAAAAGTGAAACCTTACTTATTACCGAAAAAACCACATGAAGCACCATTCGGACTGCTTTTACCACCGATTATTTT carries:
- a CDS encoding ABC transporter ATP-binding protein, with amino-acid sequence METLLSFEKVYKDYPSGPSIIHALKETNFEAKKGELIAIVGPSGSGKSTLLSLAGALLTPTGGTISINGKSVGNLSSKEQTALRLEEIGFIFQAAHLVPYLHVKDQISFIGKMAGKSAAELEKDTASLLSQLGISDRANFYPKDLSGGQKQRVAIARALINQPSVILADEPTASLDTERSREVVELIRNEVVQTSRTAIMVTHDERMLDLVNHVYRMEDGILTQES
- a CDS encoding PTS sugar transporter subunit IIB; its protein translation is MKNIVLVCAAGMSTSLLVTKMRKAAEDRGEACEIEAYSIAEVSNLIDDADVVLLGPQVRYQKKTVDELAAGKIPVDVIDMAAYGTMNGEKVLGQALDLINGFQK
- a CDS encoding aspartate kinase, giving the protein MKVIKFGGSSLASGIQLNKVFQLVAEDPDRKIVVVSAPGKRFKEDTKVTDLLIDCAAKALLGEDTSELFEAVIARYAGIALDTGMSDVVIKQIRADLQATISSDKSDPDKFLDRMKASGEDNNAKLIAAYFKFKGLNAHYVNPKDAGLFVTDEHASAQVLPESYDHLFALREREGIIVFPGFFGYTKDGEISTFSRSGSDITGAIVANGAQAELYENFTDVDAVYAVNPAIVKNPKKVLELTYREMRELSYAGFSVFHDEALIPAFHAGIPVHIKNTNNPDSCGTRVVHERENSNGPVVGIASDDGFCSIYISKYLMNREIGFGRKVLQILEDAGLNYEHMPSGIDDLTIIIRENQFGEDTERTIMSRLKEELNADQVIMQHGISLIMVVGEAMRHNVGITSRASKALSDAKVNIEMINQGSSEVSIMFGVKEEQENTAVRALYNEFFSEVLV
- a CDS encoding peptidylprolyl isomerase → MTYPQLSKEVAPNEIEAEMITNRGTIRIKLFPEIAPKTVENFVTHSKNGYYDGLIFHRVIPEFMIQGGDPDGRGTGGESIWGESFEDEFSTEAFNLRGALSMANAGPNTNGSQFFIVQKPDMPADMLGQMEQAGFPVEVIEAYKQGGTPWLDGRHTVFGHVIEGMDVVDEIANLPTGMQDKPVNDVVIEKINIK
- a CDS encoding lmo2377 family MFS transporter: MTTRTRNLYILMLANLLMSASMTMIMPFLSLYIETFGDYSNAYVQRWAGYIFGVTFLIAFIFSPIWGRIGDKHGYKGILILTSVGLSVCIFLMGFAHSVTYLLILRIFMGVVTGFIGVSNAFIARQTPRNEAGKILGTLQLGGVTGMLFGPLIGGAMADLFGFKDTFTITGIAMMVAALIVAFGVKEIRTEEQKEAAKVVYSRRAVLKQIFTLRVLFTVMVITALIQIANFSVQPLLALYVGDMTKSDNIAFLSGLAFSATGFGNLVMTRKWGQLGDKYGYEKILNILLIMAAVFVIPQAFATNLWVFIFFRFLFGIAIGGMVPCTTAYIRLAAPGVMQGEMLGYNQSARFLGNVIGPILGGTLAGFTGIPSVFLFMSFMFLVAFFILLYALRSDRKRHVNVD
- a CDS encoding Na+/H+ antiporter subunit A; protein product: MSFLHLAIVLPFIVALLIPLFYRWTKQVHTGWLVLPIPVILFIYFLTFIPKTMDGATIVSMPWIPRLGINFTVVVDGLSLLFALLITGIGSLVTFYSIYYLGKKKERLSNFYTFLFIFMTAMLGVVLSDNLIVLYLFWELTSISSFLLIGYWYHRERSRYGARKSMMITVFGGLMMLGGFILLHIMSDSFSIRAIIRDADVISNNSLFIPAMILVLLGAFTKSAQVPFHIWLPDAMEAPTPVSAYLHSATMVKAGIYIVARFTPLFASSGVWFWTVSLVGITTLFWGSLNATKKNDLKAILAYSTISQLGLIMALLGVGAASLHFDTLSDDIYVMAIVAAVFHLFNHATFKGSLFMMVGIVDHETGTRDIRRLGGLMRIMPITATIAFIGTFAMAGIPPFNGFLSKEMFFESMVNITQLQLFDASTWGVLLPVVAWVASVFTFVYSMIIFFKTFTGKVKPYLLPKKPHEAPFGLLLPPIILSIFVVGIGLFPNLIAEPILEPAVRAIVPGLSTDFSIHISLWHGFTPALLMTFGVVAVGIVLFLTHKYWKPWITTRVPKALRIGKTYDNGMYYLEQGSYRMTMFIMTGWLRTYLNYMLSAFILMMASVMIFTQALDFNFSSMTKVTVVDFVLAAVILVTLVGIVFSKSRITSIILLGAMGYTISIFFVISRAPDLALTQLIIETISVVLYLLVFYHLPQFSNIEEKPKWLSMKTFLSIGVGVIITLVSLSAYNTTFYDSISKYYVDNAYVEAAGRNIVNVILVDFRGFDTMFETAVLSIAAIGIYAMIKLRLTKRGENDENE